The Rhopalosiphum maidis isolate BTI-1 chromosome 2, ASM367621v3, whole genome shotgun sequence genome segment atgagtgACGGTGACAGTGAAAATATAACGAAAATATTGGAACGAGACAATGCATCGCCGCCAGAGAaaagaattaaatttcaagttaACCAAAATACAGGTCGGAGTGAAATGTCTCCGTCATGTGCTTTTGATGTCCATCTCGATGCACAATTTACTGATTCGAGCCAAaggttagtttttttatagtgaGGTGAATTATATATACCCCTCCCCCtatcataacaaaaattaaacagcatgaatggaatttaaaaatataaaaatattcataatataatataattttaattatatatatatatagtgagtagtaacataaacatatgtattacaaaaataacaattgattgtatatttttttgttgaacgtGCCGCAGTGCCCGTGGCCGTGGCTACGGGTTGACTAGTGACTATAATAGTAGATCTATTTTCAGTACGTAGAGGCAATGAAAAACGAGCCTCACGATGATTATTGCGCATGCGTAAATCTACTAAATTAACTAGTAGCGTGCATTCGCGTACATACGCatgtgtgtgtaatttttgtaaacaagTACAAAATCAGAGGCGACGTAAAGCGGTGCCTCTCTGACGTCATTGGAAATACGCTGAAATACCGGCGTTCATCAACGAAATGTGATAAGTGGTATTCGACAGGTGCTTATGGTGGTGCTATAGATAGTAACCTAACTCAATGATCTAAAGGATTAGGAACGGTGCCaaggggggggggggcaaGGTGAGGCTATAGCCCCCCAGAAAACAGTTCATCCCCCTAGCCAACCCCCCCACagcaaaatatgtatgatataataaagttaaattttttattttattaacttttaattgaatttattatgaattgtaataatttaatattattgaagtttGAACAAATAACATCTTTGGTCTTTTTATCATGGATTAATTACTAGCATTGTCTAATAAGgaaataatttactacaatttaaaataagaaaaaatcttttatttattattacctttattgAATACTAATTACTGGATGAAAATAAACCAACAAATGTATCCCAAATCATTGCATTAAAGTTGAGTCAAACAAGTTCATCTGTTCATTACTAAACACAatcactttaatttatatttatgaaatgtaagtaaaaaaaaacataaattcattcacaaatgtatgttatattaactgTAATAAAGAAATCATCATTTTTgtacatcattattaatatagttgttgaaggtctttgatttaaaatgttcttacataagatacataaaaaatatttagcattattcttaaaacatttttaactattctaAAGTTTGTACTATATAGCTAAtagctaaattattttatgttatgtaatacgaaaatatgtatattttatttaaataacctcattgattgttgaaaaaaaattctaatcgCGTGTTTGTAAATGGACGCTTGTTATTGTTGAAgcagttataataacaattttataatatattaagttaatttatacaattccattttttcacaaattacatttataacacaAATTCAAATCTGTTTTCAGAATTTTTATCGCTTCATTAAATCAATTGGTATGTTTGTCAAAGACCATGtctaaaatactatatcaCGCATGTGTTAGACAAAGACAGAAAATCACGGGATGGAATCCCCTTAAGGCcagtttataatgttatacatgtaatttgtgaaaaaatggaattatataaattaatatattgttagaaAAATCTAACGCGTGGGCAAtcgcataaaataaaacgcgatgtgagtgtgtgtgtatgtgttgaaaaaatacttttgtttaataattctatatctatgtattaaatatattatattatataatatatatatatatataacagtgCTCTTAGTAAAAAAGATCGGCATCAACGATACAGGGAACAGCACCGAGAAGAACTAAAACAACGTGAAGCAGAAAGAAGgaaaagtaaacaaaatttactTTTCCAATCTACGGCAAGTTATTCTGATTTTAATAGTACAGATCAAGCACCGCGTAACTAACATTCCAgtgaaaagttatattttataactattttcattGCTCTGATAATTTACtgatttttattcaacttttcatttcaattatcaaattttcagTGTAGACACGAAGAGTGCTCGTAAAAAAGAGTGTCAACGATAATACAGGGAATTGCACAGAAAACAACTTAAACAACGCGAAgcaaaaagaagaaaaattaaaaaaacgttcAGCAgagagaatattatttagaggAAGCAGAAAGAATGGAGTCAGCAATAGTACAGTCGATTCCAAGTAATTTGAATTCAGataatattcaacaaaatttaatcAGCGATCTGCATCAAGGCAACACACAACgtttgttaataatacaaaatagcaATAGATAACATTCATTAGAGTTGTTGcattattacatttgtatatttttgtatgtctTTGTAAATcttttaagtatttcatatggaaataaaaaatagtcttATGACATAAATTTAGAAGTTATTTCATAGTCATCTTATTCACCAtctattttcaacattattacaaaatgaaaatttttaatgtttcacaTCTGCCAGGCGTCCTGCGACGgctcaacttttttttaaattatacatcccaattttttttttttttgtaaaacccCTCCTTTCAATTTTGGTCTTTTCTAAAATCTTTGTATTCATCACCATAagcttatatcaatatttgttatcttttataattttaggatttattgatttaatttggtGTTAATTTAGCAGCTTAAGTTATAGATCAATAATAGCACGATAAAATAGCATGTTTTCTACAGATATAAAAGACAAACAGAAGGCatcaatttgtaaatttataaatatttgtggcTATGGACTACAAGACTATAGctatttgaataattcatagataataaaacaatagaaaCATACGTTACTATTCACCATTGTGGAAATTGTACACCTATATTACCTCCAAAAAATCTGTACAAttcagaaaattttaaatatttaaatttagaatcaAGGAATccaccttgtattaaatagattgcatttaacttaatttttgtagttacttttatttttaatcattagaaATAATGAGGCacctaactatataaaaattccatagtatgatattttttagtgtatttGGTATACACCtaaatgtttcttatttacataaaataatacaaacacacATGCTTGTTttgttctaaatattttaccaaagAACAAAAACACATTTCATATTCTTAGTATACTATATGGTATTCAAGTTACTGgactgttttttaaattctaaaaatacggCAATAAGCTTTTCaagatatttacttttaaaaattaaaataataattaatagctttAAGTACAGGATaacttttaacataataaggTATTGAACACAGAgagctataataaaattaatattggtttatttaaaaatgtaggtagtataaatgcaaaaatattataggactttgtatattgttataaattaaagcagatcgcaataataacaaaacttgCAGtccataaaatacaattagacTACCTGCACCAAAGATCAAGattgactaaaaaaaataattagagacAGTAATAAATAAGTCCTggcaaaaatatttcaaagaaaaaataacaaattagaaataatgttaataaacaaagtatttttatcttataaccACTAAATACAGTAATTaaagagtataataaattaataaatattgtattctatatttataatacataggtaggtataataaactaaatatttattaattttatatttaataatataattattattgggagtgtaatatatttaatgaaaacattttcaacataaaataatagttattactttaagaaataaatcccttatatttaaatcataatttaattctagaaaaattatattaatgtaacacaaacaaaatatataattcatataaacaaaacaaagatTGACTAGTTTGATTTTGGTAAAGTGGAAAAaagattacttattttaagcaaaaaaaaaccccCACATTTAagttacacaaaaaataaatatattttatatatatttatatataaatataaagaacataaattatacatttggaaacaaaacttatataatacaaatagataAACTTATTAGTTGTAGAAAAtaaatggtaatttaaatttttattttaaatttaactattaatggAACCTTAAACATGGaatgtttttgttaatacTGGTCGAAGAGAACGTTTGGAAGAAATCAAACATTCGGTAACGTTCTTCCTGCATCCATGAGAAATTTGTGCTTTAGCATGCCGATACGTATACGATTGCCAGACACAGACTTGGATCTCTCTGTCATATCATTgcacctaaaaatatataacactgtgagttttcaattatatgtGATAAATTCATAAGGTATCATAttggaattattttttgctataaaaatattaataaaacaatcaaaaatttcttgtgtatttttacataataataacagcaacagttaaacataatttttatatttcattcttTGGCTTTTAAagaagtaattttataattttaaattaatatatttttaacagttttcCATTGGTACaggttttttctatttatgtaatgagtaatgattgttaatgtgtacattataaaatttatttgaaatcaataattatgaaaacaaaaatcattataacatatattatatacctaaataatttaaattattcttagttATTgacaaatctaaaaatattcttacttattttttgtgttaaaatgaTTGACtcctatgttatattaaaaaatataaaataaaattttttctaaaattcatataagttaacttaataatttaattattgggaaaaataaagtaaatacaaatCGAGTTTACAATGTGAAGTTTTACACTTGTGTTCTAATTACTTGGTTTcatagttttagtttttatcattatgtttgactatagtatattaattttaactatatttttttgagatgtataagattataaaatttattgttttataataaaaagaaatgcattcacgaaataaaaaaaaaactatttcatgTAAAggatataaattgttttatttaattgtctcTCACttcatttgttatttaaattatgtaaatgtaaacacaaatatttttagggcAATACTTCAAAccattaattgattattatagttaatcactttttattaaatgaaatgacaatattaccacaaagttttaattaattcattaccaaaaattacatgaaaatatgttaactggttttttttttttttttttgtaatgattaCATCATTTAAAGAGTGCATACtggtacaatttacaattatttaaattcaaaatgtctcttgtcttttaaaaatatggaataGATTATCATGCAATGagggaaataaataatagttaggtAGTTTGGAAAATTACTACCATGCTTAatgatacattaaaatgtatatgaactacatgtaaatgtttatattggaAAAacctacaaatttaataaattacaaaagttaataaaaaattaatgaagcataatttcaaaatattaaattaaggaAAGTAGTAAATGATAGTATATCAtaacacacaatataatatttaaattattcataatttattccaTTGACATTctatacaatttcataattcattaatattaaaaaaaaaaacaataaaacccTATACTTAAACTACCTTCATGCTCATATAAGAGTGAGTGCCAGATGGTCAAAGCATTATTATAGACAAGCAGAAATAATCGAATGCACACATTGCGAATAAACAAAACACCATGTCTAGTTTATCTACCTTTCCCAACGTGAAGCTATTGTTGACAGAAATCGCGTCATTGTTTGcataaacaaaacatatattCCACgtgtaaataatcatattttaatacaatgtatgagtatatacatcaattataaaataaataattagttacctTATTACAGGACGACCATTTGCCTGTCCTTCTCTATCGAATGTGCATAATGTTGGAGCTGTGGTCGACCGacacttaaaatacaaaaacaaatacatatgtGTATGAAATACAGGTCAACctcatttttcttataatattgaatttttaaaatctgaatttggaatttttaaatatatttcaaccataatataaaattgtttacactAGTTAAGGAGTGTCCTGAGACAATACAAACTTGTTTGTAATatcctttataatttaatttaaaataaacttataaaggatattatttttacaaatgttgATATGGatatcaaattcaaaatttaagcaagtagttattataatacttttactaAGGATAATACTTCTTAAGTATAGCctacaaattaaaacatgttaaAGATTCATatctttcaaaattattttcttcagaacactaagttaaataattaataaacaactatttgttcaaattttaattttgattcagtaacattttcagaaaaattatacgctagttttcatttaaaaaacagaaatttgtAAATCTACAGGACTGAGGACACTCAAGTGGTACAACAGGTACATTCCTTTTATACGAAACTGTCGAAACTACGGCTTTTTTCTCGCGACTATCACCCAAGATTACCTCAGTTATCGCGACTACCACAATTAGCTGAACGATATATCGATATCCATGCACTGCGTTCTAGCGTCGcaattcacaatttttatatctataatctattacattatattattagtttttgtaaTCTGATGTTTCTCAGGTCACGGAAAGTAGACTGTTTTGCAGAAATTCCGCATTAATCTAGTCTAATGAAAGTTGTGGTGTTTgtcgtttaattaattttgatatagacGTGTGATCTTTACTAATCGTACACCAAGTAAGGCTGTAGCACGTAACTTGTGGCGTGCaccatgtaaaatatattacaaatgatTACTGGGTATTCAAatcttttctttatttttttttatgtatataattcgaATGTAGCCATCCCCCTGATACCTAcagctcaaaaaaaaaaatatctaagaattaaatatgattaaattgttaagaaaACGTCTCACCAACGGGTACAACAtcttcttaataatataaataaaaataaggtaGTCTGTGATAATAGGAAAGTGTGCACATTATGAGTCTTAGATAACAGAGGTAGTCTTGAGTGGTGTCGCGATAATAGCTGTAGTCTCGTAAAGTACCGTGCAACAAATctcaagaatttaaatatggtttaagtaaataaacttaaaaattcctaaaatcagatttttaataactccTAAATTTACATACTCTGTCTGTTTGAGTGGCAGCATTTCTCGTTTCTATTGTTGTTATTGATGGCCGTGGTCGTTGAGCTATCTGTTCGTTGAGCATTTGAATAGTACGGTCCTTCTGTTCCATTTGTTGTGCCATATAAGCTATCTGAAACGGATGATCCGCAACTCAGCTCCTGATCAAGGAAAATGCATACTTGTCTCCGAAATGCAGtgggatatttataaatacatatttccctcatatttaaattgcttagcattaaaataatcatgcaAATCATGCTTCTATCTAAGTAATTTCTATTCAATGAGGTATTTTCAAATGAATAACAAGacacattttgaatttattaaataatgtttaaaacagTAACAAGTTAGTTAGAAAATAAATGGAGACATGTatctaatatgtatttaaaataatttaactaacctGTTGTTTCAAATCCAAGATTTGATTTTCGTAACAACAATGGACTTCCTGGTCTTCTGGGTACGTTATATCTTGTTTGTCCTAGAATTGCACACAAATTACTTTCCATAAGAAcatgagataaaaaaataatattgatgaatgTCGAATGATGatccttaaataatttagttaaaggACATatgattaattgtttttcaaccttgaaaaatagttaaaaataactatcttAAAATAGGCCTTGGATTTTGGAATGGTCAgtgatgtttttattatttatttttaatagaagtaatctatttttaaaattgttataaattaaactatgtaGGTACTCgctgcaatttattatatagaaattatttataattactatttatcattattttatatagtcattatcaaatataaaaaacttgtaatttgtaaacatcaacacgtttttaatatattataaatactagtaaaaaataaaaaatataatttaaattacctcTATTAGGGCACGGTTTAGTTCGAATAGCATGTTCTTGATAGTCGCTATGTCGTCCGTTACCTCTCGAAATCGATCGAAACTCATTAACACATCCCCATTGCTGCCCTAATAACCACTTCAAAATTACTCAAAATTGTCAATACCgcccaaaaattaaaataaatttcctaCTTACTTTGGAATCTGTATCATCTTTGACTGGAACTACTTCATCTTTGAGTGAGCTACTACTGTttctaaaaagttaaatacataaaaagattataaatgtgtgtaaACAGGTAATACTGGGAGGTAATaggcatatttaatttaaacatgacATTatccttatttatttaaatatttcgctTAAACTTTACTAGTTTTAGCCTAAATTTACCTTTTAAACACTCGTTTTGACTTGTTAAATGCTTTTATCATTTCGAAATTTTAACacgtttaatgtatattatgcatagagtactattttataatcttatttgATAGTTTTTAAGAAATGGCTAAAAAGAAACACCTAAGGAGAAAGGTTTGAtactatgttattaaaaaatgaggaAAAAATAAGTGACGGGAAAACAAACTACACGGTATATGGCTAACCGGTTTAATGACTCAGATGCAGGCAGTTGTAGAACACTGCTAGGTAGGTACGTTAACGTTACACGACCAGGACCAAGGTCATTAACATTGCctctttttattcatatacaacaatgaaatattttttcccccaccaaatatcaattttttactcATTCGTCCGcgtgtaatatgtatacgttACGTTTACATTCTACAGTCTACACGGTACACCATACACGgtcgttataattaaataatattacattcatatagaccacataaatattgaattattattcaatacccACCTCGGAGATGTCAAAGATTTCCATTcattaaatgcattttgtttGGTGTTTTCCAGTGTTTTCAATAGGTCTTCATTATCAGGATCGACAAGTTTATCATCTGCTTGATCATAGTCAACATCAAGCATCAGGTCATCAGAGTTGAGACTCTCACTTAAAGACCCATCAGCACTTAGTGATCTCCTTAAGGATTTGGCTATAATttgagaaaaatgtataagcattttaaaattatcattaaactgACTATGATAtacttttcatttaaattttaaatatttaaaactatataaatctataaattattacattttttgttacaaCTGGAATGGTTTCCAAGTCTAAATATAGCATCATCAATGTCTTCTGCATTACAAGACTCTGAGGGAGGTCCACTAAACATAAGTGCAGGTTGATCAGCTATCTCATCATCAAAAAAATCTCTAGTGTCTGATGAAAAAGAACCAGATTTGGAGATATTGCATCGCAAAATTGGAGACATAGTGTCACGTTTGTCATTATTTGTAGATTCTGTAAGGGTAAATAGAATTTTACTGTTttcaatgcatattatatcaaatatatataataaaactgcaCAAACacatttagatataaaaagatttttttataaatgtttattataattttcattttccaaaatgaaaaaagggaagaattattttctaattagaATTTATGTAAGTGATAAACATCCcagaataatttcaataaatattat includes the following:
- the LOC113553340 gene encoding uncharacterized protein LOC113553340 isoform X7 — translated: MLPKPMSTPTEKCSRSIAKSNTPSPNRFGFCKPATKLVQPTTLVTPKKVEVERRSQSEPQKREIPKLLSSGTKFAVSRVTSSHLPRPQIPIRYQVSKSPNKSAKTATNMRLKNEAIKQMQQGVTIRKLSDSVEFTEVIAFNRPSRLTINSNAKGSLIRERANKYLRQVSSSSSKHLTSSDDDSDLSSYEEKHDKEEFVKEKTEPFDRKDTCSDEEYGPGEALAVEEFTEMKDKINVIDNKFANVDMSVSLRDVLLNIEDTTFATLAAMSSTIRIEDETSPDDECLSPTESESAEFPHSKTESTNNDKRDTMSPILRCNISKSGSFSSDTRDFFDDEIADQPALMFSGPPSESCNAEDIDDAIFRLGNHSSCNKKSKSLRRSLSADGSLSESLNSDDLMLDVDYDQADDKLVDPDNEDLLKTLENTKQNAFNEWKSLTSPRNSSSSLKDEVVPVKDDTDSKGSNGDVLMSFDRFREVTDDIATIKNMLFELNRALIEDKQDITYPEDQEVHCCYENQILDLKQQIAYMAQQMEQKDRTIQMLNEQIAQRPRPSITTIETRNAATQTDRCRSTTAPTLCTFDREGQANGRPVIRCNDMTERSKSVSGNRIRIGMLKHKFLMDAGRTLPNV